The DNA segment CGCCGGGTGCGACCCGGACATCAGGTATGACGAGAGGCGGTCACCGCGGTGGCCGCCCCTTCTTGTGTCCCTGCACGGCGGCCGCCCTGTGTCACTCCACGCCGGCCGCGTCCAGCAGCGCGGTCACGGTCGCGGTGGCCAGCCCGTCCAGCGCCTCGACCTTCGCGCCCGCCCGGGCACTGGCCCCGTCGAAGACCAGCATCAGCTGGCGGGCGAGCAGCTCAGGATCCCGCGCCCCGCCCTCCTGCGCACGCGCACGGAGGAAGCCCCGCATCCAGTCCTTCGCACCGCGCGCGACCACGCTCGCCGGATGCTCGGGATCCTTCAGCTCGACCAGGGCCGCGAGGTAGGGACAGCCGCGGTAGTCGGGTTCGGTGGACGCCTTCTCCAGCCGCTCGAAGACATGAAGGATCCGCTCGCGGGGCGTACCCGCGTCCTGCGAGCCGGGCGCCAGCAGTGCCTCGTACGCCGGAAGGCGTCGGGCCAGGCTCGCCGCGAGGACCTCGTCCTTGCTCGCGAACAGCTGGTACATGGACCGCTTCGAGACCCCGGCGGTCCGGCACAGTGCCTCGACGCCGACGGAGACGCCGTCGCGGTAGAAGAGCTCGGACGCCGCGTCGAGGAGCCGGTCCTTGGTGGACGCCTTGTCTGTCGTGGCCATACGCCGAGGCTACCGCGCACCGGGCCGGGACGGAAACCGATCGGTATCCAGTGAGGAAGGCCTCGGAAAGGCGTCGGGATCACAGGTGACAGTGGAGGTGAACAAGCGCTTAGATAGTGCCTGGACCAGATAGGTGACCGGAACAGACATCTCCCACCCAGCCGGAGGCCCCGTTGTTCACATCCGTCGACGACGTCTCCGCACGTCTGGCCGAGACCGGCTATCTCGCCTCGCCCGCGGTCGCCACGACCGTCTTCCTCGCCGACCGCCTCGGCAAGCCGCTCCTGGTGGAGGGCCCGGCCGGGGTCGGCAAGACGGAGCTCGCCAAGGCCGTGGCCGAGGTCGCCGGGGCGCGGCTCGTGCGCCTGCAGTGCTACGAGGGCGTCGACGAGTCCCGGGCGCTGTACGAGTGGAACCACGCCAAGCAGCTGCTGCGCATCAGCGCGGGCCGCGACGAGACGTGGGACGAGGCGCGCACGGACATCTTCAGCGAGGAGTTCCTCCTCACGCGGCCACTGCTGACGGCCATCCGGGGCGACGAGGCGAAGGTCCTGCTGATCGACGAGACCGACAAGGCGGACGTCGAGGTGGAGGGCCTGCTGCTGGAGGTGCTCAGCGACTTCCAGGTGACCGTCCCCGAACTCGGCACGATCACCGCGACGCGCCGCCCGTTCGTCGTCCTCACGTCCAACGCCAGCCGTGAACTGTCCGAGGCGCTGCGCCGCCGTTGCCTCTTCCTCCACATCGGCTTCCCGGACGAGGAGCTGGAGCGCAGGATCGTACGGCTGAAGGTGCCGGGGCTCGACGAGACGCTGGCCCGCTCCGTCGTCCGGGTCGTGGGCGCGCTGCGGGCGATGGACCTGCGCAAGGTGCCGTCGGTCGCCGAGACCATCGACTGGGCGCGCACCCTGCTGGCGCTGGGCGCCGACACGCTGGACGAGACCGTCGTGCAGGCCAGCCTCGGCGTGCTCCTCAAGCACCAGGACGACGTCCTCAAGGCGACCGCCAAGCTCGATCTGGACGCCCTGTGACCACGCCCGCGGGCGTCGCGGAACGGCTGACGTCCCTCGTCTCGGCGCTGCGCGCGCACGGTGTCCGGATCGGCACCGGCGAGACGGTCGACGCGGGGCGGGCGATGGAGGTCCTCGGCCTTGCGGACCGGGAGCTGCTGCGCGAGGGTCTGGCGGCGACGCTGTTGCACGGAAACGGGCAACGGCCGGTGTTCGACCCGGTCTTCGACCTCTACTTCCCGCGTGGTGTCGGCGCGCCCGAGCAGAGGGCGGCAGGGCGGGACGACCTGCGCGACCGCCTGGTGACGGCCCTGGCCGCCGACGACCAGGCCCTGATGGGCCGGCTGGCGGCCGAGGCGGTCGACGGTTTCGGTGGTTACGGCTCCTCGCCGGAGTCGGACGGCTGGTCGTCGTACCAGACGCTGGAACGGCTGCGCCCGCAGACCCTGCTGGCCCGTGTCCGCGACACCGTCCGTGGGCAGGGCGGGAGTCCGGGGTTCACGGACCGGCTGCTGGAGGACGAGATCCGGCAGCGCATCGAGGCGTTCCGGGCACTGGTGGCCGCGGAGGCGCGGCGCCGGGTCGCGGAGCGGCGCGGACGGGACGAGATCGCCCGGCGGGCGGTGGCTCCGACCGCCGACCGGGTCGACTTCCTCTTCGCCGGGAAGGCTCAACTGGCCGAGCTGCGCAGGGCCGTTCAGCCACTCGCCCGCAAGCTCGCGACCCGGCTCGCGGCACGCCGTCGTCGCGCTTCACGGGGCAGCATCGATCTTCGGCGGACCCTGCGCGGTTCGCTGTCGACGGGTGGCGTGCCGATGAAGCCGGTGCTGCGCCGGCGCCGGCCCGTCCGCCCCGAACTGGTGCTGCTGTGCGATGTGTCGGGGTCGGTGTCGGGCTTCTCGGACTTCACGATGCTGCTGGTTCAGGCGCTGCACGACCAGTTCAGCAAGGTGCGTGTGTTCGCCTTCGTCAACCGGATCGACGAGGTGACCGGTCTGCTCCAGCGCGGGACCGCCGACCCGGAGGGGCTCAGCACTCGCATCGGGGCGGAGGCCACGCTCACGGGCTATCACGGCAGCAGCGACTACGGCATGGCGCTGGGCGAGTTCGCGGAGCGGTACGGCGACACGGTCGGCCATCGCACGACCGTGTTCGTCCTCGGTGACGCCCGCACCAACCAGAGCGACCCGAACCTGCCCGCCGTACGGCAGATCTCCGAACGGGCCCGTCGCGTCTACTGGCTGAACCCGGAGCAGCGCTCACGCTGGGGCACGGGCGACTCCGCCGCGCCCGCCTACGCGGAGTTGGTCGAGATGCACGAGTGCCGTACCGCCCGGCAGCTCAGCGCGCTGGTGGCGCGCCTGCTGCCGGTGTGATCAGGGCGGGGATCAGGCTGCGAGCTGCGGGTACAGAGTGGCCGGGTCGGCCGCCAGGCCCGCCTTGACCTGCCGCGAGATGTCGTCGGCCAGGACCTCGAGGGCGCCCGACGCGATCCCGTCGAGGGCCTGTGCGGCGACACTCTCGGCCGTGGACTTGGGCGCGTCGATGCCGACGGTCAGGTCAGTGTCGACGTATCCGACGTGCAGGCCCGTGACCTCGATGCCGCGCGGCTTCAGGTCCAGGCGCAGTGAGTTGGTCTGGGACCAGAAGGCGGCCTTGGACGCGCTGTAGGAACCGGCGAGACCGATCCACGACAGCACGGAGTGGACGTTCAGGATGTGCCCGCCGCCGTTGCGTTCGAGGACGGGCACGAAGGCCCGCGTGACCAGGAGGGGGCCGTAGAAGTTGGTCTCGAACTCACGGCGGACGTCCTCGACGGGAGAGTCGAGGAAGTTCGCGTTGACCGACGCGCCCGCGTTGTTGATCAGCAGGGTGACGTCCTGCGCCTGCTCGGCCGCCGCCGCGACGGACGCGGGGTCGGTCACCTCCAGGGCGAGCGGCACGGCGTCGGGGTGGGTGACGGTGCGCGGGTCGCGGGCGGTGGCGTACACCTTCCTCGCGCCCCGCTCGTACAGGGCTGTGACCAGGGCACGGCCGATGCCGCGGCTGCCGCCGGTGACCAGGGCGACGGAACCTTCGATGGCGGTCATGGGACTCTCCAGGCTCTCTCGACACGCAGAAACCGATCGGTTTCCATCTGCGGGTCCCAGCGTAAACCGATCGGTTTCATCCGGGCAAGGCCGGGGGCGACCCTGAGAAAATCAGGGTTCATCCCCGATATCCGCTTCCGACGGCCGTCCGTAGGCTCGCCAGAGATGGAGGGGGATCCCATGAAGGCAGTGATTCAGGACCGGTACGGCTCGGCGGACGTGCTGGAGTTCCGGGACATCGACAGGCCGGTGCCGGCCACCGACGAGGTGCTGGTGCGGGTGCACGCGGCCTCGGTCAACGCCTACGACTGGCACTTCATGCGCGGGGATCCCTTGATCGGCCGCGGCATGATGGGCCTGCGCCGGCCCAAGGCGCGCGTGCGGGGCCGGGACTTCGCAGGCACGGTGGAGGCGGTGGGCGCCGGGGTCACGGGACTCAAGCCGGGCGACGAGGTGTACGGGGAAGCCGACGGCGCATTCGCGGAGTACGTGTGCGCGCGGGACAGCGAGGTCGGCCCGAAGCCGGCCAACCTCACCTTCGAGCAGGCGGCGGCGATACCGCTGGCGGGGAACACCGCCCTGATCGGCCTGCGCGACGTCGCCCGGGTGCAGCCGGGCCAGACGGTCCTGGTGAACGGGGCGTCGGGCGGGGTGGGCACGTTCGCCGTGCAACTCGGCAAGGCCTACGGGGCGGAGGTGACGGCCGTGTGCAGCACGAGGAACGTGGACCTGGTCCGCTCACTCGGCGCCGACCGGGTCGTCGACTACACGCAGGAGGACTTCACCCAGGGCGAGCAGCGGTACGACGTGGTGCTTGACCTCGTCGGCAATCGCTCGCTCGGGGAGTTCCGGCGCGTGCTGACGCCCACCGGGACGCTCATTCTGTCCGGCGGCGGGGTGTACGAGGGCGGCAGCGTCGTCGGCCCCATGGCGCTCTTCCTCAAGCGGCGGCTGGCGGCGCCCTTCGCGCGCCCGCAGCAGTTGCTCGAGATCTCGGCCCGGCAGAGCAGGGTCAACCTGGCGGCGCTCCGCGAACTCGCCGATTCCGGCAAGATCGCCCCGGTCGTCGAGCGGACGTATCCGCTGAGCGAGGCGGCCGAGGCGATCCGGTACATGGAGGCGAAGCACGCGCGCGCGAAGATAGTTGTCACCGTCTGACGTGCCGGGTGAGGGGCCGGCGCCGGGAGCTACTTCTGCTTCGCGTACTCCCTGGCCGTCTGCCCCTGGAAGTCGTAGACCACGACCTGCTCGTCGCCCACGACCCAGGCGTCGTGTCCGGGCGAGCAGACGAAGACGTCGCCGGGGCCGACCTCGCTCTCGCCGCCTTCGTCCATGCGGATGTGCATGCGGCCTTGAACCACATAGCAGTTGTGGTGCATCTGACAGGTGTCGGTACCCGCGATGGCGGCCACGGACTCGGTCCAGCGCCAGCCGGGCTCGAAGGTCGCGACGGCGAAGTCGAGATCCGTCATGTGGACGGCTTCGAGGTGACCGCGGGGGAAATCGCGCCGCTCATCCGGCTTGTCGATGGGCTTCACTTCCAACATGATGGGCTCCCTTCCGGCCGCGTCTGACCGCGACCGCGGCCGGCCTCCCCGGCGAACCCTGCGCACCGCCGTCGACGGCCGGCCCCCTACCACACCATCGTCCGCCCGGCCATCCGGGGCCGCCATTCGGGGGTACTCCCGCTCAGACCCCCGCCCCACAGAGCTCGGCAAAGCGCTCGGCATCGACGTTGCCCCCGGAGATGATCACGCCGACCCGGCGCGGCAGCACGCCTGCCCGGCCGGTGAGCAGGGCCGCCAGCGGGGTGGCGCCGCTCGGTTCGACGACGATCTTCAGGCGTTCGAAGGCGAACCGCATCGCGTCCCTGATCTCGTCGTCGCTGACCAACGCGATCGCGTCGACGAGCCGTCGGTTGACGGAGAAGGTGAGTGCGCCGGGGGTGTGCAGGGCCTGGCCGTCGGCGATGGTGTGAGGTACCGGGATGCTGATGCGCCGCCCCGCCTCCAGGGATCGCTTGGTGTCGTCCCCGGCCTCCGGCTCCACGCCGATCATCCGGATGTCCGGGTACAGCCCCTTGGCCACCGTGGAGCTGCCGGCGATGAGCCCACCGCCGCCGACGGGCGTGAGCAGCGCACCCAACTCCCCCACTTCTTCGAGGAGTTCGAGGGCCGCCGTGCCCTGCCCGGCCATGATGTGCGTGTGCTCGTACGGCGGGATGACGGCGAGGCCGCGCTCGGCGGCGAGGGCCTCGGCGATCGCGACCCGGTCGCCGGTGTAGCGGTCGTAGGTGACGATCTCGGCGCCGTAGCCGACGGTCGCCGCACGCTTCGACGGCGGGGCGTCGTCGGGCATGACGATCACCGCGGTGGTGCCGAGTTCGCGGGCGGCGAGGGCGACGGCCTGCGCGTGGTTCCCGGAGGAGTATGCGGCGATGCCACGCTCCAACTGCTCCGGCGTCAGACGGGAGGCCGCGTTGTAGGCGCCGCGGAACTTGAAGGCGCCGACCCGCTGGAAGTTCTCGCACTTGAGGAAGACCTCCGCGCCGACGAGTTCGTCGAGCGTGCGCGAGCGCAGCACCGGGGTGCGGTGTGCGACGCCTTTGAGCCGGGCGGCAGCGTCGCGGACGTCGTCGAGGGTGACCGGTGGGGTGGCGGTCGTCACGCGTGTCCTCCTGAGGGTGTCGTGTCGGTGGCGGCCTCGTCCGTCGCCGTCCCGGCCTCGGTGCGCGCCTGCGACAGGTAGCTGTAGGCGGACGCGCGGGAGATGCCGAGGCGTGCCGCGACCTGTTCGATCGCGCGCCGCACGGCGAAGACGCCCCGCTCGTCCAGGCCGCGGAACAGCTCCAGGCGCTGGGCGCGTTCGAGACCGGCCCAGCTGCCGTTCTGCCGGAGCTGGTGGGCGTCGAGAATGGCGTCGACGACGGAGTCGATGTCGTTGCCGAAGGTCGTGACCGGTACGTCGGCCGTGGTTGCGCCGATGCCGGCGAGAGCTCCCAGCAGGGCGTGGGCGTCGTTGACTGCGGTGACGTCCAGGTTGACGCAGAGGGCACCGAACACGGCGCCCGTGGAGTCCCGCAGCACCATGGTGGACGCCTTGACCAGCTTGCCGTTCCGCGTGCGGGTCACGTAGTTGAGGTCGTCGCCCGCACCGTCGCCGCGCGCGACGACCCGCATGCCGATCTCGCTCATCGCCCCGCCCACGGCCCGCCCGGTCACCGAACCGGCCACGGCGACCACGGACTTCTCCGGCCGCCGGTAGTCGTGCAGGACCACCTCGCACATCGGCCCGAACGTCGCCACGAGCCCGTCGACGACCGGCTTCAGCGCGGCCACGATCGCGTCCCGCTCCGCTTCGAGCGCCTGCTCGGCCGTCATCGCACACTCCTCTGCCGCATGAGCTCGCCGGCTCCCGATCCTCCAAACCGCTCTCTAGACTACACGTCCAAGCACTGTACTGACAGTCCAGTCTCCATGCGGACGCTGGGCTACTGGCCGAGCCGCAGTGCCCGTAGCCGGTCGGCGGCAGGACCCCGGCGGCAGGACCCGGATGCTCGGCGTGATCTCGTTCGACGCGGCCCGCTACGGGCCCGCCGCCACCCTGACCGCGATCAACACTGCGGCCCAGGAGGCCGGTCATCTGCTGAGCTCGATCGCACTGGACACGGCCGAGCCGGCCACGGTCGTCGAGCCGAGGACCGGCTGTCCGCCGAGGGCGCGGACGGGGGGGTGATCGTCAT comes from the Streptomyces sp. NBC_00443 genome and includes:
- a CDS encoding TetR/AcrR family transcriptional regulator, with the translated sequence MATTDKASTKDRLLDAASELFYRDGVSVGVEALCRTAGVSKRSMYQLFASKDEVLAASLARRLPAYEALLAPGSQDAGTPRERILHVFERLEKASTEPDYRGCPYLAALVELKDPEHPASVVARGAKDWMRGFLRARAQEGGARDPELLARQLMLVFDGASARAGAKVEALDGLATATVTALLDAAGVE
- a CDS encoding AAA family ATPase; its protein translation is MFTSVDDVSARLAETGYLASPAVATTVFLADRLGKPLLVEGPAGVGKTELAKAVAEVAGARLVRLQCYEGVDESRALYEWNHAKQLLRISAGRDETWDEARTDIFSEEFLLTRPLLTAIRGDEAKVLLIDETDKADVEVEGLLLEVLSDFQVTVPELGTITATRRPFVVLTSNASRELSEALRRRCLFLHIGFPDEELERRIVRLKVPGLDETLARSVVRVVGALRAMDLRKVPSVAETIDWARTLLALGADTLDETVVQASLGVLLKHQDDVLKATAKLDLDAL
- a CDS encoding vWA domain-containing protein, yielding MTTPAGVAERLTSLVSALRAHGVRIGTGETVDAGRAMEVLGLADRELLREGLAATLLHGNGQRPVFDPVFDLYFPRGVGAPEQRAAGRDDLRDRLVTALAADDQALMGRLAAEAVDGFGGYGSSPESDGWSSYQTLERLRPQTLLARVRDTVRGQGGSPGFTDRLLEDEIRQRIEAFRALVAAEARRRVAERRGRDEIARRAVAPTADRVDFLFAGKAQLAELRRAVQPLARKLATRLAARRRRASRGSIDLRRTLRGSLSTGGVPMKPVLRRRRPVRPELVLLCDVSGSVSGFSDFTMLLVQALHDQFSKVRVFAFVNRIDEVTGLLQRGTADPEGLSTRIGAEATLTGYHGSSDYGMALGEFAERYGDTVGHRTTVFVLGDARTNQSDPNLPAVRQISERARRVYWLNPEQRSRWGTGDSAAPAYAELVEMHECRTARQLSALVARLLPV
- a CDS encoding SDR family oxidoreductase — translated: MTAIEGSVALVTGGSRGIGRALVTALYERGARKVYATARDPRTVTHPDAVPLALEVTDPASVAAAAEQAQDVTLLINNAGASVNANFLDSPVEDVRREFETNFYGPLLVTRAFVPVLERNGGGHILNVHSVLSWIGLAGSYSASKAAFWSQTNSLRLDLKPRGIEVTGLHVGYVDTDLTVGIDAPKSTAESVAAQALDGIASGALEVLADDISRQVKAGLAADPATLYPQLAA
- a CDS encoding NAD(P)-dependent alcohol dehydrogenase; amino-acid sequence: MKAVIQDRYGSADVLEFRDIDRPVPATDEVLVRVHAASVNAYDWHFMRGDPLIGRGMMGLRRPKARVRGRDFAGTVEAVGAGVTGLKPGDEVYGEADGAFAEYVCARDSEVGPKPANLTFEQAAAIPLAGNTALIGLRDVARVQPGQTVLVNGASGGVGTFAVQLGKAYGAEVTAVCSTRNVDLVRSLGADRVVDYTQEDFTQGEQRYDVVLDLVGNRSLGEFRRVLTPTGTLILSGGGVYEGGSVVGPMALFLKRRLAAPFARPQQLLEISARQSRVNLAALRELADSGKIAPVVERTYPLSEAAEAIRYMEAKHARAKIVVTV
- a CDS encoding cupin domain-containing protein, producing the protein MLEVKPIDKPDERRDFPRGHLEAVHMTDLDFAVATFEPGWRWTESVAAIAGTDTCQMHHNCYVVQGRMHIRMDEGGESEVGPGDVFVCSPGHDAWVVGDEQVVVYDFQGQTAREYAKQK
- a CDS encoding pyridoxal-phosphate dependent enzyme, coding for MTTATPPVTLDDVRDAAARLKGVAHRTPVLRSRTLDELVGAEVFLKCENFQRVGAFKFRGAYNAASRLTPEQLERGIAAYSSGNHAQAVALAARELGTTAVIVMPDDAPPSKRAATVGYGAEIVTYDRYTGDRVAIAEALAAERGLAVIPPYEHTHIMAGQGTAALELLEEVGELGALLTPVGGGGLIAGSSTVAKGLYPDIRMIGVEPEAGDDTKRSLEAGRRISIPVPHTIADGQALHTPGALTFSVNRRLVDAIALVSDDEIRDAMRFAFERLKIVVEPSGATPLAALLTGRAGVLPRRVGVIISGGNVDAERFAELCGAGV
- a CDS encoding helix-turn-helix transcriptional regulator is translated as MTAEQALEAERDAIVAALKPVVDGLVATFGPMCEVVLHDYRRPEKSVVAVAGSVTGRAVGGAMSEIGMRVVARGDGAGDDLNYVTRTRNGKLVKASTMVLRDSTGAVFGALCVNLDVTAVNDAHALLGALAGIGATTADVPVTTFGNDIDSVVDAILDAHQLRQNGSWAGLERAQRLELFRGLDERGVFAVRRAIEQVAARLGISRASAYSYLSQARTEAGTATDEAATDTTPSGGHA